The Actinosynnema mirum DSM 43827 genomic interval TGCCCGACGCGGTGCCGGTCGCCACCACCACGTCCCGCCCCGACCACGCCAGCTCCGCCGCCTGCGCCTGGTGCGACCACGGCGCGGGCACACCCCGCTCCACCAGCGCGGACACCACCTCGGGGGCCGCCCAGGACGGCCACGGGACCTCCCGCGCGTCCTGGCCGGGCAGCTCCTCGGCGTGCGTCAGCGGGGCCTCGCCGAGCGGAACCCCGGCGAGCACCCGGTCCAGCAGTCGACGTCCCTGGTTCGCCACAGGCGGCAGCTAAGCACACCGGTCCACGATCACGGCGGCTTCCTGCGTTGATAACGGTGCGTGCACGGATTGAGACGCACTGTCGCCCCCGGCCCGGAGGTGAATAGACTCCGCCGCTATCGCATCCAATGAGGGATGGATCACGTCGCGTCGGGACAGACCGGGTGTAGGCGGCCCGTGCCGAAGCGGTCGTCGAGGCACCTTCGTTGGGCTCATCACTCAACCAGGAGGACGGATGTCCCGGCAATTCCTCGCGGAGGGCATAGAGCTCTCCGGAGGTGATCGCGGCCTCGTGGCCGCGGTCGCCGTGGTCGCCCTGGCCGCTCTCGTAGTCGGAGCTGTCCTGCTCAAGGAGGTGCTGGCCGCGGGCCAGGGCACCGCCAAGATGCAGGACATCGCCAAGGCGGTCCAGGAAGGCGCTTCTGCCTACCTCAACCGGCAGTTCCGGACCCTCGGCATCTTCGTCGTCGTGGTCTTCGCCCTGCTGTTCCTGCTCCCGGCCGAGGACACCGGCGAGCGGATCGGCAGGTCGCTGTTCTTCATCGTGGGCGCCGTGTTCTCGGCGACCATCGGCTACCTGGGCATGTGGCTGTCCACGCGCGCGAACGTGCGCGTGGCGGCGGCGGCCCAGGCCGGTCAGAGCGGGCGCGAGAAGGCCATGCGGGTGGCGTTCCGCACCGGCGGCGTGGTCGGCATGTTCACCGTCGGCCTCGGCCTGTTCGGCGCCGCGGTCGTCGTGCTGGTCTACGCGGGCCAGGCCCCGAGGGTCCTGGAGGGCTTCGGGTTCGGCGCCGCGCTGCTGGCCATGTTCATGCGGGTCGGCGGCGGCATCTTCACCAAGGCCGCCGACGTCGGGGCCGACCTGGTCGGCAAGGTCGAGCAGAACATCCCGGAGGACGACCCGCGCAACGCCGCCACCATCGCCGACAACGTCGGCGACAACGTGGGCGACTGCGCGGGCATGGCCGCCGACCTGTTCGAGTCCTACGCGGTCACCCTCGTCGCCTCGCTGATCCTCGGCACGGCGGCGTTCGGCTCGCAGGGTCTGCTGTTCCCGCTGATCGTGCCCGCCATCGGCGTGGTCACGGCGGTCATCGGCGTGTACATCACCGGCGCCCGGCCGGGTGAGAGCGGCCTGTCGGCGATCAACCGCTCGTTCTACATCTCGGCGGTCATCTCGGCGGTGCTGTGCACGGCCGCCGCGTTCGCGTTCCTGCCCGGCACGTTCGCCGAGCTGGGCGGCGTCAGCGCGGAGATCGCCGCCACCGAGGGCAACCCGGCCGTGATCGCCGCCGCCGCCGTCCTCATCGGCATCGTGCTCGCGGGCGTCATCCTGTGGCTGACGGGCTACTACACCGGCACCGAGCACAAGCCCGTCCAGGAGGTCGGCCGCACCTCGCTGACCGGCGCGGCCACCGTGATCCTGTCCGGCATCTCGCTCGGCTTCGAGTCCGCCGTGTACACCGCGCTGGTGATCGGCGGGGCCGTGTACGGCGCGTTCCTGCTGTCCGGCTCGGTGATCGTGGCGCTGTTCGCGGTCGCGCTCGCCGGCTGCGGCCTGCTGACCACGGTCGGCGTCATCGTCGCCATGGACACGTTCGGCCCGGTCTCCGACAACGCCCAGGGCATCGCCGAGATGTCCGGCGACGTCGACGGCGAGGGCGCTCAGGTCCTCACCGAGCTGGACGCGGTCGGCAACACCACCAAGGCCATCACCAAGGGCATCGCGATCGCCACTGCGGTGCTCGCCGCGGCTGCCCTGTTCGGGTCCTACAAGGACGCCATCGAGAAGGCGCTCGTCGAGGTCGGCGGCGTGTTCGAGGCGCAGGACTTCGTGGCGTTCACGCCCAACGTCCTGGTCGGACTGGTGATCGGCGCGGCCGTGGTGTTCATGTTCTCCGGCCTCGCGGTCAACGCGGTGACCCGCGCGGCGGGCGCCATCGTGTTCGAGGTGCGCCGCCAGTTCCGCGACAACCCCGGCATCATGGACGGCACCACCAAGCCCGAGTACGGCCGCGTCGTGGACATCTGCACCAGGGACTCGCTGCGCGAGCTGGCCACGCCCGGCCTGCTCGCGGTGATGGCCCCCATCGCGGTCGGCTTCGGCCTCGGTGTCGGGCCGCTCGCGGGCTACCTGGCGGGCGCGATCGCCACCGGCACGCTGATGGCGGTGTTCCTGGCCAACTCCGGTGGCGCCTGGGACAACGCCAAGAAGCTCGTCGAGGACGGCCACCACGGCGGCAAGGGCTCCGACGCGCACGCCGCCACGGTCATCGGCGACACCGTCGGCGACCCGTTCAAGGACACCGCCGGTCCCGCGATCAACCCGCTGATCAAGGTGATGAACCTGGTCTCGGTGCTGATCGCGCCCGCCGTCGTGACGTTCTCGGTCGGCGCGGACGCCTCGGCCCCCGTCCGCTACGGCATCGCGGTGTTCGCCGTCGGCGTCGTGGTCGCGGCGGTCGTGGTGTCCAAGCGGCGCGGCACGGTCATCGGCGACGAGCCCGCCGACCCGCCGTCGGGCTCGCCCAGCGTGCCCGCGCAGGCGACCGTCACCGACCCCGTCCAGGCGCGCGCCACCGGCGGCACCGCCTAGTCGGAGCCGCCAGGAAAGGCCCGATCGGCAGGGGGGAGCACCACCCCGTGGTGCTCCCCCTCGGGGGCGTTCGGTGGAATGGGGGCGAGCACCGACCACCCGCCTACCCAGGAGGCCGACATGAGAGCCCGCCTCGTCACCGCCGTCGCCGCCTCGGCGCTCTCCGCGTGCCTGCTCGCGGGCTGCACCGGGCAGGACTCCGAGCCGACGCCGACCACGAGCAGCACGTCCACCTCGGCCTCGCCGGAGCAGCTGGCCGCCGACTACCTGGACAAGGTGTGCTCGGCGACCTCGGCGTTCGCCACCGTGCAGAAGACCCCGCCGGGCGCGGACGTCACCGACCCCGGCAAGCGCAAGGAGCTGATGGCCGTCTACATGGGCCAGTTCGGCGAGGCGTTCACCAGGAGCGCGACCGAGCTGCGGGCCGTCGGCGAGTCGCCGGTCGCGGGCGGGGACCAGGTCGTGGAGAAGATGGCGGCCACCTTCAGCGAGATGGCCACGGTGTTCACCGACGCCAAGTCCGCCGTGGAGCAGGCCGACGCGAACGACCAGTACGGCGGCCTCGCGCCCGCCAGGGACGCGCTCGCCAAGCTCGCGGACTTCAGCGTGCCGCTGAAGGAGGTCGAGTCCACGCCGGAGCTGGCCGCCGCCGCGCGCAAGGCCCCGAAGTGCCAGGCGCTGCGCACCGCCACCCCGTCGCCCTCCGCGACCGCGGGCGCGCCCGCGGTCGAGTCCTCCGTTCCGCCGTCGACCTCGTGAGCTGACGGGTGGGTTCCCCAGGTCGGGGATGACGGGCAGCACGCCGGTCTTCGAGCTGGCCGACGACCCGGTGCTCAAGCCCACGCCCCCGGACCGCGCGGCCGTGGACCGGGCGCCTGCGGAGCGCGCCTCGGTGCTGGAGGGGTGAGGGGCGTTCGGGACAGGGGGCGCGGCCGACCGGGTGCGCCGGTCGGCGCAGCCTGGTCGGCGGTCGGGAGGCTCGCTACCTTGTGCGAGATCACCTCACTCGTCCGGGGGTACACACCGTGAAGCACCACTCCGCCGTCGGGGCGCTGCTCGTCGCCGCCGTCGCGCTGTCCGCCTGCTCGTCCGGCCCCACCGACCCGGCCGCGTCCCCGTCCTCGGGGACCTCGTCCTCCGGGGCCTCGGCGTCCGCCTCGTCCTCGGCCGCCGCCGCGCCCTCGGGCGACAAGGTCACCGCGTGGGTGGAGGCCTATTGCGGACTGGTCGGCGGTTACGCGCTCGGCCTCAAGGCGTACCAGGAGAAGCACGTCCAGCTGCCGACCACGACCGACGTGGCGGAGCGCAACAAGGCGCAATTGGCGGCTTTCACGGAACTCGTCTCCGGGTTGCAGACGGACTTCAAGGCCGCCGAGGGCGAGCTGGGGAAGGTCGGCGTCCCGCTCTCCGGGGCCGAGGAGCTGCACGGCGAGATCATCGAGGTGCTCGGCCGGGTCAACGGCCAGCTCGGGCAGGCGAAGCAGCAGGTCGCGGCGCTCGACCCCCACGACCCCGACTTCGCGCAGGCGGTGTCCCAGGCCGGTGGCCTGGAGGCCGCGAGCGCGCTGCTCGCGCACGGCGAGAAGGTCTCCGGCGTCCCCGAGCTGGAGCAGGCCATGAACACCGCGCCGAAGTGCGTCGAGATCCAGCGGCAGATCGGCGGCTGAGCGCCATCCCGGCGCGAACCCCTCAAAAGATCGAATTCGCCAGCAAAATGATCTCTGGACCAAGTGGAAAATGATCTGTACCTTTTCGCGGGGGAGGTTTTCACTCGCTTGGGGGTATCTTTTCCATGAAGTTCCGCGTTTCCCTGGTCGGCGCCGCGCTGGCCTCCGCCGCGGTGCTCTCCGCGTGCTCGTCCGGCACCGCGGGCACGGCCTCGCCCGCGGGCGACGCCCCGGCGACCTCGTCCTCCGCGTCCCCCGCGCCCTCGGGGTCCGCCTCGGCCGTCCCGACCTCGGCGAGCGCCAAGGCGGGCGGCGGTGACAACGCGAAGGCCGTCAGCTGGGCGGGAGAGCTCTGCGCCACCTTCACCGGCATGGTCGACCGCAGCCTCGTGATGCTCGAGGACGTCAGCTCCGAGATGGAGAAGGGCAACCTCGACGGCTACCGGAGCGCGGTGCTGGACTACCTCGCGGGCACCGGGACCGCGATGTCCGGCTCGCTGAAGAGGCTGAACGAGCTGGGCGCGCCCACCGCGAGCTCCGCCGCGCTGCACGCGGAGATGGTCAAGTTCCTGGAGGGCGTGGGCGCGGAGTCCGGCGCCGCGGCGAAGAAGATGCGGGGGCTGGCCGTCACCGACCCGGCCTTCGTGGAGCAGATGGGCGCGCTCGACCAGGGCCAGGGCGGGTCCGACGTGCTGCTCAAGCACCTGGAGAACGCCGAGAAAGACCCAGAGCTGGACCTCGCCTTCGCCACGGCCGAGTCGTGCCAGGAGATGGAGTCCAAGCTCGGCCAGATGCCGGGGAGCGGCTGAGCCGCCGCTGTCGAGCCGTCTCGTGCCCCATTTCCCCCGAACGGACGAACTTGGGGCGCGCTGCGATAACTCAGTCGATCTTTGTCAGACCCGCTATGTACCTTCCGGGAAGATTTTTAACTCTTCTGGGGGTACTAGCTAGTGAAGCGTCACCTGTCTGTCACGTCTGTGCTGCTCTCCGCGACCCTCGCGCTCGCCGCCTGCGACACGAACACCGACGGCGCCGCCCCCGCGAGCAGCCCCGCTGCCGCGTCTGCGGCCCCGGCCTCCGCGCAGGTCGACGACGGCGAGCGCGAGGCGCGCTGGGCCGCCTCCTTCTGCACCACCCTCGGCAGCCGGGCCAAGGCCGCCGTCGAGCTGATGCAGAAGATGTTCGCGCAGGCCGCGGAGGCGGGCGAGAACGTGAGCGAGGCCGACATGCAGGCCATGCAGAAGGACCTGCTGGTCGAGTTCATGGAGGACGGCGCGAAGGAGAGCCTCGACGCCGCGAAGCAGCTGGAGGGGATCGGCGCGCCCGCCGTCGTCGGCGAGGAGTTCCACCAGAAGTTCATCACCCTGCTGAAGACCTCCGGCGACGAGGCCGCCGCGGCGGTGGAGAAGGTCAAGGCGCTCGACCCGACCAGCCCCACCTTCGAGGCCGAGCTGGACAAGCTGTCCGAGGGCGGCGCCGCCGAGACGCTGGTCGCGCCCCTGCAGGAGGTCGGCAAGAGCAAGCCCGAGCTCAACGAGGTGCTGAAGCGGACCCCCGAGTGCGTGGACGTCGTCAAGCAGATGTCCGCGATCGCGGGGAAGTGACCCGGCGCCCACACGGGCGTCAGCGGGTCGAATTTCACACGAAAGAGTGAGATCGGGGCGGTTCGTGGAACCGCCCCGCCCGCGCGGGAGACTGGCCGGCGTCGAACGCCTGTTCTACGCTGCCGGGTCGTGGGGCAACAGCTGTCCTTCTACTCGGCCGAGGCGCGGCGACCGGGCGTCGACGACCTGGCCGGCCTGCTCTGCGGGCCGGGCCGGGTGCTCGGCTTCGCCAGGGGGCGGGCCGCCCGCCTCACCGCCGTCCTCGCCGACCCCTGGCGCGGGCCCGCGCTCGTCGCGGCCCTCGCCGAGCGCGGCGTCCAGGCCGAGTCCGGCGCGCCCGAACCGGTCGGCGACCCCGAGCCGCCAGCGGACGGGCAGGAGCCGGGAGCCCAGCCCCCGGTGCAGGTCAGGACCCCTTTCCGGACCGACCTCGCCCCGCTCGCCGCGCACTGGCTGCTCGCGGGCGCCAAGGTCGTCCCGCGCGGGTTCACCCCCCACGGCGGCGTGCTGCGGCTGTGGGCGCTCACCTCGGGCCGCTGGGTCGAACCGGGCTACCTGCTCGGCCTCGACCCGGACGCGCCGGACACCCACGAACCGCTCCGCGCGGCGCTCGCCTCGGCCGGGCTGCCCGCCGCGCTGCTCACCCCGAAGTCGGGCGGACCGGCTTTGCGGGTGACCGGCCGAAGGCGGTTGGAACGGCTCTCCGAGCTGGTCGGACGTGCTCCGACCGGGGTCGGGGACCGCACCTGGCCCGCCGCTTAGCGGCTCGTCCTGGGGGAAGTTCAGGCACAGTTGTGTCACCCTGTCCCGACCAGGGCAGCCCTGCGGCGGTCGCCGGGCAGTGCACACTGGCGGGTCGGGAACACAGTGGTCGAAGAGAGCAGGACGGCGTGGCTGGATCGACGCGGACGAGGAAGAGCACCGGGGGAAGTGCGGGCGGCAACCGGCGGTTGGTGATCGTCGAGTCGCCCACCAAGGCGCGCAAGATCGCGTCCTACCTCGGCAACGGCTTCGTCGTGGAGTCGTCCAAGGGGCACATCCGGGACCTGCCGCGCGGCGCGGCCGACGTGCCCGCCAAGTACAAGGGGCAGCCCTGGGCGCGGCTCGGCGTGGACGTCGACCACGACTTCGAGCCGCTCTACATCGTCACCCCGGACAAGAAGTCGACCGTCGCCGAGCTCAAGGAGCTGCTCAAGGGCGTCGACGAGCTCTACCTCGCGACGGACGGCGACCGCGAGGGCGAGGCGATCGCCTGGCACCTGCTGGAGACCCTCAAGCCCTCGGTCCCGGTGCGCCGCATGGTGTTCCACGAGATCACCGAGCCCGCGATCCTCGCCGCCGCCGCCAGCCCGCGCGACCTGGACCTGAGCCTGGTCGACGCGCAGGAGACCCGCCGCATCCTGGACCGCCTCTACGGCTACGAGGTCAGCCCCGTGCTGTGGAAGAAGGTCATGCCGAAGCTGTCGGCGGGCCGCGTCCAGTCGGTGGCCACCCGCATCGTGGTCGAGCGCGAGCGCGAGCGGATGAAGTTCGTGACCGCCTCGTTCTGGGACGTCTCGGCGACCATCGACGCGGGCGCCGAGGCCACCCCGCGCCAGTTCGCGGGCAGGCTCGTCTCCGTCGACGGCACCAGGCTCGCCACCGGCCGCGACTTCGGCTCGGACGGCCGCCTCAAGGACGGCGTCGAGGTCAAGGTGCTGGACGAGGCGCACGCCCGCGCCATCGCCGAGGGCCTGACCGGCGCGGCCATGCGCGTGGCCTCCGTCGAGGAGAAGCCCTACACGCGCAAGCCGTACCCGCCGTTCATGACCTCCACGATCCAGCAGGAGGCGGGCCGCAAGCTGCGCTTCTCCGCCGACCGCACGATGCGGGCCGCGCAGAAGCTGTACGAGAACGGCTACATCACCTACATGCGAACCGACAGCACCGCGCTGTCGGAGACCGCCATCACCGCGGCCCGCGCCCAGGCCACCGACCTGTACGGCGCGCAGTACGTGGCCAAGGAGCCCCGGCAGTACACCCGCAAGGTCAAGAACGCCCAGGAGGCGCACGAGGCCATCCGCCCGGCGGGCGAGGTCTTCCGCACCCCCGGCCAGGTGGCCCGCGAGCTGGACTCCGACGAGTACAAGCTCTACGAGCTGATCTGGCAGCGCACCATCGCCTCCCAGATGGCCGACGCGCGCGGCAACACCACGAGCGTGCGCGTCGCGGGCCGCACGGGCGGCGGCGAGGACGTGCTGTTCGCCTCCTCCGGCCGCACGATCACGTTCGCGGGCTTCCTCAAGGCGTACGTGGAGACGGTCGACTCGGAGGCGGGCGGCAACGCCGACGACGCCGAGTCCCGGCTGCCGCAGCTGGTCGCCGAGCAGCCGGTGAGCGCCGCCGAGCTGTCCGCCGACGGCCACTCGACCTCGCCGCCGCCGCGCTTCACCGAGCCCAGCCTGATCAAGACCATGGAGGACCTGGGCATCGGCCGCCCGTCCACCTACGCGTCGATCATCAGCACCATCCAGGACCGCGGCTACGTGTGGAAGAAGGGCTCCGCGCTGGTGCCCTCCTGGGTGGCGTTCGCGGTGGTCGGGCTGCTGGAGCAGCACTTCGGCAGGCTGGTCGACTACGACTTCACCGCCGCGCTGGAGGACGAGCTCGACGGCATCGCCGAGGGCCGCCAGGAGCGCACCACCTGGCTGTCCGGCTTCTACTTCGGCGGCGACGTCGGCCCCGAGTCCTCGATCGGCCGCTCCGGCGGGCTCAAGAAGCTGGTCGGCTCCAGCGTCGAGGAGATCGACGCCCGCGAGATCAACTCGATCCCGCTGTTCAGCGACGAGGGCGGGCACACCGTCGTGGTCCGGGTCGGCCGGTACGGGCCGTACCTGGAGCGCGAGGTCGACGGCGCGTCGCAGCGGGCGAACCTGCCCGACGACCTGCCGCCGGACGAGCTGAGCCTGGAGATCGCGGAGAAGCTGTTCGCGACCCCGCAGGAGGGCCGCTCGCTGGGCAACGACCCGGCGACCGGGCACGAGATCGTGGCCAAGGAGGGCCGCTTCGGGCCGTACGTCACCGAGGTGCTGCCCGAGCCCGCCGAGGGCAAGAAGGCCGGGAAGCCTCGCACCAGCTCGCTGTTCAAGTCGATGTCGCTGGACACCGTGACGCTGGAGGACGCGCTGCGGCTGCTGTCCCTGCCGCGCGTGGTCGGCGCCGACCCGGAGTCCGGCGCGGAGATCACCGCGCAGAACGGCCGGTACGGGCCGTACCTCAAGCGCGGCACCGACTCGCGGTCGCTGACCAGCGAGGACCAGCTGTTCACGGTGACCCTGGACGAGGCGCTGAAGATCTACGCCGAGCCCAAGAAGCGCGGTCGCGCCGCGGCGGCCCCGCCGCTCAAGGAGCTGGGCAACGACCCGGTGTCCGGCAAGCCGATGGTGGTCAAGGAGGGCCGCTTCGGCCCGTACGTCACCGACGGCGAGACCAACGCCTCGCTGCGCAAGTCGGACAACGTGGAGACGCTGTCCGACGAGCGGGGCTCCGAGCTGCTGGCGGAGAAGCGGGCCAAGGGGCCGAGCACGAAGAAGAAGCCGGCGGCCAGGACGACGAAGGCCGCCGCGAAGCCCGCGGCGAAGAAGCCCGCCGCGAAGAAGACCCCGGCGAAGTCGAAGGGCTGAGGACCGTGGCAGGAGCGGCGGGCGTGGACGGCGGGCTGTTCGGACCGGACGGCACGCAGGCCCCGCCGCCGCCCGCCGCGTTCCCCGACCCGCTCGCCGGGCTGGTCACCGGCGAGCTGCCCTGGGCGCTGCCCGCGCCCGAGGTCCGGGCCGCCGAGGTCCGGGCCGCCGCGCCGCTCGCGCCTCCCGCTGCCGTGACGCCCCAGCGGGCGGCGCGCCCGACCGGGGCGGGCGGGCGTCCGCAGGCCGGTCGCGCCAGGACCGGTCAGCGGGCGCCGCAGGCCCCGCGCCCGGCCGTCCCGCACCCGCCTGTCCCGTATCCGCCTGCCTCGTACCCGCCTGTCCCGCACCCGACGGCGCCGTACCCGCAGGTCCCGCACCCGCAGCTCCAGCACCCCGCGCCCCCGCGCAGGCAGGTCCCCGGCCTGCGCGCCCAGCGCGGGCCCGCCGCCCCCGCCCAGCCCGCCGAGGCCCTGGCGAAGGGCACGGGCAGCACGGTCGTCGGCATCCTGGTCGTCCTCGGCGTCATCGCCTCCATCCTGTTCACCACGCTGCGCGAGGTCGTCGGCGAGCTGCTCGACCTCCTGCGCTGAGAGGCGAACCTCACCGCTCGGTCCGATGTGGCCCCCCGACCAGCACAGCCGGTTACCCTGGTGACCTGCGACCTAGGGGGTGAGCACCATCCAGGACAGCGACACGGCTGGTGGGCCGGGACGATCCGGGAGCAACCGGACCGAGGCGTCCACCGGGCATCGCATCCGGAGCGTGTTGGCCATCCGCCCCTTCCGCAGGCTCTGGGGCGTCACCTACCTCTGCAGCGTGGGTGACTGGCTGTCACTCCTGGCGCTGACGGGTCTGGTCACCAAGCTCGCCGAGGGCTACCGCTGGGAGGGCTTCGCGCTCAGCGCGGTCGTCATCACCCAGCTGCTGCCGGGGATGCTCTTCGCCCCGCTCGGCGGCGTCCTCGCCGACCGGTTCGACCGCCGCAAGGTCATGGTCGCCTGCGACCTGGCGCGCGGCGCGCTGTTCCTGTCCATCGCCTTCGTCGGCACCGCCTGGTGGCTGTTCATCGCGAACTTCCTCATCGGCTGCTGCGCGATGCTGTGGATCCCCGCCAAGGACTCGGCGGTGCCCAACCTGCTGCGCAGGCCCGACCAGGTGGAGACCGCCAACCAGCTCGGCCTGGTGATGACCTACGGCATCACCACCATCAGCGGGTTCGGCCTCTACGCGCTCATCTCCGGCATCCCCGGCTACTTCCACCTGCAGGGCGGCGACCTCAGCTTCCGCATCGCCACCATCGCCGTGGTGGTCAACGGCCTGCTCTACGTCTCGTCGGCGGTCCTGGTCGCCACCCGCATCCCCGAGCTGTCCGGCCGCATGGCCACGCCCCGCAAGCGCGACGACGACGCCCCCGGCTTCCTCGTGATGATGCGCGACGGCCTGTCCTACGCCTGGCACCGCCCGCTGCTGCGCGGCCTGGTCATCGGCATGACCGGCGCGTTCGCGGCGGCGGGCGCGGTCATCGGCAGCGCCAAGCTGTACGCGCTGAGCCTGCTCGGCGGGGAGAGCGCCTACGGCCTGCTGTTCATCGCGGTCTTCGCGGGCCTGGCCACGGGCATGATCACCGCCCCCAAGCTCGCCCGCAGGCTCACCCACGGCAGGCTGTTCGGCGTCACCATCGTCTGCGCCGGCCTGAGCCTGGGCGTGGTGTCGCTGGCCCCGCACCTGTGGTTCGCCCTGGTCGCGGTCGCCCTGGTCGGCGGCTGCGCGGGCATCGCGTTCCTGACCGGCCTCACCATCATCGGCTCCAAGGTCGAGGACGAGGTGCGCGGCCGGATGGTCGCCCTGGTCCAGTCCCTGATGAAGGTCATCCTGGGCCTGTCCACCGTGGCCAGCCCGCTGCTGGTCACCACCCTGCAGCCCAGGGTCATCACCGTCCTCGACCACCCGCTCAAGATCGACGGCACCCGCCCGGTGCTGTTCGGCGCGGGTGTCCTGGCCGCCGCCGTCGGCCTGATCGCCTACCGGCTCATGGACGACCGGCGCGAGACCCCGATCCTGTCCGACCTGCTCGCCGCGCTGCGCGGCAGGCCCCGCCGGGAGCGCGGCCTGCTCATCACCGTGGAGGGCGACGCCAGCCTGGACACCTCGGTGCAGGCCCGCGAGCTGGCCGAGGTGCTGCGCTCCGCCGGGCACGAGGTGCTGCTGGCCAGCGAGCCCGACCTGGACGAACGCCGGGTGCACGAGCTGCTCAACACCGCCGACCTGGCCGGGGTGCGGGCGCACGCGCTGGTGGCCGCCGCCGTGCGCGCCGACGTGGTCGAGCGGCGCGTGCGGCCCGCGCTGGAGGCCGGGCTGATCGTCGTCGTGGACCGGTTCGCCGACAGCCCGATAGCGCACTTCTCCGCCTCCGGCTCCGTCGACACCTCCGAGCTGGAGCGGCTGTCCGACTGGGCCACCGGCAGGCTCCGCCCCGACCTGACCGTGCTGCTCGACCGCACCCCCACCACGCTGCCCGCCTCCGCGCTCGGCGCGCCCCCCGGAGCAGTGCCCGCCGGAACCGCGCCCCCAGGAGCCGCGTCCGCCGGGTTGGAGGGCGCCCGCCGCACGATCACCCACGTCGAGCACCACTGGCAGGTGCAGCGCCTGCTCACCGGCATGGCCGCCGCCGACCCCGACCGCTACCTCGTGGTCGACGCCGACGGCACCCCGGACGAGGTGGCCGCGCGGGTCAAGGCCGCCGTGGCGCGCCTGGTCGGCGGCGAGATCCGCGCTGCCGCTCCGCTCGCCGAGACCCCCTGAGTACGGTTGCCCCGTGCCAAGGGGAGTGTGGAGTGAGGTCGTCGGCCAGCCCGACGCGGTGACCGTGCTCAGCGCCGCGGCGGAGGCGGCCGCGGCGATCGTCGCGGGTGGGACGCCCGCGCCGGGGGCCATGACGCACGCCTGGCTGTTCACCGGGCCGCCCGGATCGGGCCGCACCGAGGCAGCCAGGGCGTTCGCCGGGGCCCTGCAGTGCACCGCCGCCGACGACCGGCCCGGCTGCGGCGTGTGCGCGGGCTGCCACACCGCGCTCGCGGGCACCCACGCCGACGTGCGCGTGGTCGCCCCCGAGGGCCTGTCGATCTCGGTGAACGAGATGCGCGCGCTGGTGCAGGTGTCCGCCCGCAGGCCCACCTCGGGCCGCTGGCAGGTGGTGATCGTCGCCGACGCCGACCGGCTCACCGAGGGCGCGTCGAACGCGCTGCTCAAGGCCGTGGAGGAGCCGCCGGACCGCACCGTGTTCCTGCTCTGCGCGCCCTCCGAGCACCCGTACGACGTGTCGGTGACCATCCGCTCGCGCTGCCGCGTGGTGCGGCTGGGCTCCCCGAAGGTCCCGGACGTGGCCGCCGCGCTGGAGGAGGAGGGCGTCGCCCCCGACCTCGCGTCCTGGTCCGCGTCGGTGACCGGCGGCAACGTGGTCAGGGCCCGCAGGCTCGCCACCGACGAGCAGAGCAGGCTGCGCCGCGAGTCCGTGCTGGCCATCCCGCTCGCGCTGCGCAGGCCCGCCGACGTGTTCACCTGCGCCGACGACCTGGTGAAGGCCGCCGAGGGCGACGCGCTGTCCGCCAACGAGGACCGCGACGAGCAGGAGCGCAAGGCGCTGGAGACCGCCATGGGCGCGGGCGGCACCGGCAAGGGCACCGCCTCGGCCACCAGGGGCGCCAAGGGCGCGCTCAAGGACCTGGAGAAGCGGCAGAAGTCCAGGGCCACCCGGACCCAGCGGGACTCGCTCGACCAGGCGCTGGTGGACCTGGCCGCGTTCTACCGGGACGTGCTGGTCACCGCGACCGGCTCCGAGGCCGCGCTGAACCACCCGGACCGCGCGGCGGACGCCCGGACGGCGGCGGCGGCCTGGAGCCGTGAGTCGACGCTGCGCAGACTTGAAGCAGTGCTGGCGTGTCGGGGAGCGCTGGAGCGGAACGTGAAGCCGAGGATCGCCGTGGAGGCGATGCTGACGACCCTGCAGCGGGGCTGACGCGGGCGGGCCTGCGCG includes:
- a CDS encoding bifunctional MFS transporter/dTMP kinase, producing MSTIQDSDTAGGPGRSGSNRTEASTGHRIRSVLAIRPFRRLWGVTYLCSVGDWLSLLALTGLVTKLAEGYRWEGFALSAVVITQLLPGMLFAPLGGVLADRFDRRKVMVACDLARGALFLSIAFVGTAWWLFIANFLIGCCAMLWIPAKDSAVPNLLRRPDQVETANQLGLVMTYGITTISGFGLYALISGIPGYFHLQGGDLSFRIATIAVVVNGLLYVSSAVLVATRIPELSGRMATPRKRDDDAPGFLVMMRDGLSYAWHRPLLRGLVIGMTGAFAAAGAVIGSAKLYALSLLGGESAYGLLFIAVFAGLATGMITAPKLARRLTHGRLFGVTIVCAGLSLGVVSLAPHLWFALVAVALVGGCAGIAFLTGLTIIGSKVEDEVRGRMVALVQSLMKVILGLSTVASPLLVTTLQPRVITVLDHPLKIDGTRPVLFGAGVLAAAVGLIAYRLMDDRRETPILSDLLAALRGRPRRERGLLITVEGDASLDTSVQARELAEVLRSAGHEVLLASEPDLDERRVHELLNTADLAGVRAHALVAAAVRADVVERRVRPALEAGLIVVVDRFADSPIAHFSASGSVDTSELERLSDWATGRLRPDLTVLLDRTPTTLPASALGAPPGAVPAGTAPPGAASAGLEGARRTITHVEHHWQVQRLLTGMAAADPDRYLVVDADGTPDEVAARVKAAVARLVGGEIRAAAPLAETP
- a CDS encoding DNA polymerase III subunit delta', whose amino-acid sequence is MPRGVWSEVVGQPDAVTVLSAAAEAAAAIVAGGTPAPGAMTHAWLFTGPPGSGRTEAARAFAGALQCTAADDRPGCGVCAGCHTALAGTHADVRVVAPEGLSISVNEMRALVQVSARRPTSGRWQVVIVADADRLTEGASNALLKAVEEPPDRTVFLLCAPSEHPYDVSVTIRSRCRVVRLGSPKVPDVAAALEEEGVAPDLASWSASVTGGNVVRARRLATDEQSRLRRESVLAIPLALRRPADVFTCADDLVKAAEGDALSANEDRDEQERKALETAMGAGGTGKGTASATRGAKGALKDLEKRQKSRATRTQRDSLDQALVDLAAFYRDVLVTATGSEAALNHPDRAADARTAAAAWSRESTLRRLEAVLACRGALERNVKPRIAVEAMLTTLQRG